In a genomic window of Myotis daubentonii chromosome X, mMyoDau2.1, whole genome shotgun sequence:
- the LOC132224119 gene encoding melanoma-associated antigen 10-like, protein MQEEGVEEEDDAMSLSSSPSVLFIDNLEEVPAAETPSPPESPQRACPSTPAMEAFPYSQSEDESSSIQNEEGPNTEGGPEDDADFLLHKSLRSKMMEMVEFLLLKYRTKEPTTKAEILSSVIKEHQDHFPELFSAAVECIELVFGVVVREVDPSTHTYVLVTALGLTYDGMVSDEHRFPNTSLLVTLLCVIASGGDCATEEKIWAVLNDLGVHDGKVHWLYGEPRELITKVWVQEQYLVYRQVPNSDPARYEFLWGPRAHAETTTVEALKFMHTVK, encoded by the coding sequence atgcaggaggagggggtggaggaggaggatgatgccatgtctctctcctcctccccctcagtcCTGTTTATAGACAACCTAGAGGAGGTGCCTGCTGCTGAGACACCAAGTCCTCCCGAGAGTCCTCAGCGtgcctgcccctccacccctgccatGGAAGCCTTTCCATACAGCCAATCTGAAGATGAGAGCTCCAGCATCCAAAATGAAGAGGGTCCAAACACTGAGGGAGGCCCTGAAGATGATGCCGATTTCTTGCTCCACAAATCACTGCGTTCGAAGATGATGGAAATGGTGGAGTTCCTGCTCCTGAAGTATCGTACAAAGGAGCCAACCACAAAGGCAGAAATACTGAGTAGTGTCATCAAAGAGCACCAGGACCACTTTCCTGAGCTCTTCAGTGCGGCCGTTGAGTGCATTGAGTTGGTTTTTGGTGTTGTTGTGAGGGAAGTAGACCCCAGTACCCACACCTATGTCCTGGTCACTGCCTTGGGGCTAACCTATGATGGGATGGTGAGCGATGAGCACAGATTTCCCAACACAAGCCTCCTGGTGACACTTCTGTGTGTGATTGCCTCAGGGGGTGATTGTGCCACTGAGGAGAAAATCTGGGCTGTACTGAATGATTTAGGGGTGCATGATGGGAAGGTACATTGGCTctatggggagcccagggagctcaTCACCAAAGTTTGGGTGCAGGAACAGTACCTGGTGTACCGCCAGGTGCCCAATAGTGATCCTGCACGCTATGAGTTCCTGTGGGGCCCCAGGGCCCACGCTGAGACCACCACGGTGGAAGCCCTCAAGTTTATGCACACGGTTAAATAG